The following DNA comes from Cryobacterium psychrophilum.
GTCAGCCTGCTCGCCACCTTCGGGTTGCCGGAGACCAAGGGCATCAGCATGAAGGACTAGGGCCAAGATCCGTCACCGGACACACGCGAACAGCCCGCCGAGCTTCCCCTCAGGGAGAGCCCGGCGGGCTGTTCGCACGCACTACGTCGGCTACGGGATGTAGTTGAACTCGTCCGGGTTCGGGCCGGTGCGCTCGTCGCGGTTGAGCGCCGTGATCGAGGCGAGGTCGCCATCCGTCAGCTCGAAGTCGAAGAGCGCGAAGTTCTCGTCGACGCGGGCACGCGTGACCGACTTCGGGAAGACGACGTCGCCGCGCTGCAGGTGCCAGCGCAACGTCACCTGTGCGGCCGTGCGGCCGACGCGGTCGGCAATGGCCGTGATCACGGGATCCCCGAGCACGCCTCCCTGGGCCAGGGGTGACCAGGCTTCGGTCACGATGCCGTGCGCGTTGTTAAACGCACGCAGGGTGTCCTGTGTGAGGTACGGGTGCACCTCGATCTGGTTCACGGCGGGAACGGTGTCCGTCTCGTCGAAGAGCCGCTGCAAGTGTGCCTGCTGAAAATTGGAGACGCCGATGGATGCCACGCGGCCCGAACGCGCCATCTCTTCCATCGCCGTCCACGTCTCCACATAGTCGCCCACGGCCGGGAGCGGCCAGTGAATGAGGAAGAGGTCAATCGATTCCAGGCCGAGATCATCGAGCGTGCGGTCGAACGCGGCGAGGGCATCCGCTCGCGCATGGAAGCCGTTGTTGAGTTTGCTCGTCACGTACACCTCCGCGCGGGCGAGACCGGATTCGGCGATGGCCTGACCAACCTCCTTCTCGTTGCCGTACATCTCGGCCGTGTCAATGTGGCGGTAACCGGCCTCAAGCGCGGCGAGCGTTACGGCCTTTGCATCCGCCGCGGCGATCTGGAACGTGCCAAAACCGAGCTGGGGAATGGTGGCGCCGCTGTTGAGCGCGATGGCGGGTACGGCGGCGAGATTGGACGGTGCAGTCATGGGAACTCCTAAATCGTTGACAGGCGTGGGCTTACGGCAGATCGACGGTGACGATGATCTTGCCGCGGGTGTGCCCGACCATGTTGAGCCGGTAGGCATCCGCTGCCTCAGCGAGCGGAAAGACGCGGGCAACGTCAATGGTGAACGCGTTCTCGTCGACGAGGTCCGCGAGGCGTTGCAGATCGGCGCCGGAGGGGTCAACCCACATCCACGTTCCGCCGTGCGCCTCGGCGTCACCGTCGGCGACGGATGCGTGTCGACCGCCGTCGGCGAGCACGGCGAGGGTGGTCGTGAGCACGCCGCCCACGAAGTCGGCGACGACGTCAACGCCGGC
Coding sequences within:
- a CDS encoding aldo/keto reductase; translation: MTAPSNLAAVPAIALNSGATIPQLGFGTFQIAAADAKAVTLAALEAGYRHIDTAEMYGNEKEVGQAIAESGLARAEVYVTSKLNNGFHARADALAAFDRTLDDLGLESIDLFLIHWPLPAVGDYVETWTAMEEMARSGRVASIGVSNFQQAHLQRLFDETDTVPAVNQIEVHPYLTQDTLRAFNNAHGIVTEAWSPLAQGGVLGDPVITAIADRVGRTAAQVTLRWHLQRGDVVFPKSVTRARVDENFALFDFELTDGDLASITALNRDERTGPNPDEFNYIP